The proteins below are encoded in one region of Tessaracoccus aquimaris:
- a CDS encoding ABC transporter substrate-binding protein: protein MRKKLISAVAAMSAFGLVLTGCAGGDEGNKGEGGDVTLQMVESLTNPARTDLLKGMLADFEKANPGIKVQLVSPPTEQADQKIQQMLQSGSGVDVLEVRDLTVGPFSNNKWLYDMAGDLKGWEGYDLLTDQTKKFTVDADGKAYFVPYGFYGLSLFYRTDLVKEAGFAGPPKSWDELISQAAKIQDPTKNRYGYAFRGGANSSGQLMSILEAYNADNLDVENAYKVTSGKTIFSTPESQVALDKYIELFKTGSPESSVAWGYAEMVQAFTNGSTAFLLQDPEVIAVVNDSTLTKDQWNVAPNPVGPTGKAAWPMATAGWGVAESSKHKEEAVKLVKWLSGDPSTKFAQDNSLVPILKSAGEDEFFKTGPWAGYVEMTSNPDTWISVIEPRSSAWWTEWMKRSETDLQQVLLGKMSTADLLKGWDEYWTQKWEG, encoded by the coding sequence ATGCGCAAGAAGCTGATCTCAGCTGTTGCGGCGATGTCGGCATTCGGGCTTGTGCTGACCGGCTGCGCCGGCGGCGACGAAGGCAACAAGGGGGAGGGCGGCGACGTCACCCTCCAGATGGTCGAGTCACTGACCAACCCTGCCCGCACAGACCTACTCAAGGGCATGCTGGCGGACTTCGAGAAGGCCAACCCGGGCATCAAGGTGCAGCTCGTCTCGCCGCCCACCGAGCAGGCCGACCAGAAGATCCAGCAGATGCTGCAGTCCGGGTCGGGCGTCGACGTGCTTGAGGTGCGTGACCTCACCGTCGGGCCGTTCAGCAACAACAAGTGGCTCTACGACATGGCGGGCGACCTGAAGGGCTGGGAGGGCTATGACCTCCTCACCGACCAGACCAAGAAGTTCACCGTCGACGCCGACGGCAAGGCCTACTTCGTCCCCTACGGCTTCTATGGACTGAGCCTGTTCTACCGCACCGATCTGGTGAAGGAGGCCGGCTTCGCTGGTCCGCCGAAGAGCTGGGACGAGCTGATCTCTCAGGCAGCCAAGATCCAGGACCCCACCAAGAACCGCTACGGTTACGCGTTCCGTGGAGGGGCGAACTCGTCCGGTCAGCTGATGAGCATCCTCGAGGCCTACAACGCGGACAACCTCGACGTCGAGAACGCGTACAAGGTCACGAGCGGGAAGACGATCTTCTCGACCCCTGAGTCCCAGGTCGCGCTCGACAAGTACATCGAGCTGTTCAAGACCGGATCTCCCGAGTCCTCCGTGGCATGGGGCTATGCCGAGATGGTGCAGGCCTTCACCAACGGGTCGACCGCCTTCCTGCTCCAGGACCCCGAGGTCATCGCCGTCGTCAACGACTCGACGCTGACCAAGGACCAGTGGAACGTGGCACCGAACCCTGTCGGTCCGACCGGCAAGGCCGCGTGGCCGATGGCGACGGCAGGCTGGGGCGTCGCCGAGTCCTCCAAACACAAGGAGGAGGCCGTGAAGCTGGTGAAGTGGCTCTCGGGTGACCCGTCCACCAAGTTCGCTCAGGACAATTCGCTGGTTCCGATCCTGAAGTCCGCAGGCGAGGATGAGTTCTTCAAGACCGGGCCGTGGGCCGGCTACGTCGAGATGACCTCGAACCCCGACACGTGGATCTCCGTCATCGAGCCGCGCAGTTCCGCGTGGTGGACCGAGTGGATGAAGCGTTCCGAGACCGACCTGCAGCAGGTCCTGCTCGGCAAGATGTCGACCGCCGATCTCCTGAAGGGCTGGGACGAGTACTGGACCCAGAAGTGGGAAGGCTGA
- a CDS encoding aminotransferase class V-fold PLP-dependent enzyme, with protein sequence MAELLAVDPSRLAFVLNASAGASVVYQSLMDRGPVTVLTTNHGYGAVTMGAERVAARTGGRASVVDIPLNATEDEVIGLVGEAMRAERPTLLVIDQVTSATARAFPVDAICREARSLGVLTLVDGAHAPGVLPDPICREADYWVGNLHKFVSAPAGRLCLSRAGPGRSSFR encoded by the coding sequence ATGGCGGAACTGCTGGCGGTCGACCCAAGCAGGTTGGCCTTCGTCCTCAACGCCTCTGCCGGTGCTTCCGTCGTCTATCAGTCGCTGATGGACCGCGGACCGGTCACCGTCCTGACCACCAACCACGGATACGGTGCCGTGACGATGGGCGCCGAGCGCGTCGCTGCCCGAACGGGGGGCCGGGCAAGCGTGGTCGACATCCCCCTCAACGCCACCGAGGACGAGGTGATCGGACTGGTCGGCGAGGCCATGCGCGCAGAGCGGCCGACGCTGCTGGTGATCGACCAGGTCACCTCCGCCACGGCCCGCGCCTTCCCAGTCGACGCGATCTGCCGCGAGGCCCGGTCGTTGGGCGTCCTCACTCTCGTCGACGGCGCACACGCTCCAGGAGTGCTCCCCGACCCGATCTGTCGTGAGGCGGACTACTGGGTGGGCAACCTGCACAAGTTCGTGAGCGCCCCCGCGGGGCGGCTGTGCTTGTCGCGCGCGGGTCCGGGCAGGAGCTCTTTCCGCTGA
- a CDS encoding FadR/GntR family transcriptional regulator, translating to MIASGELAPGELLPSEAELCERFGVSRSSLREAQKMLTVAGALTARPGSRSTVSVMDAAHVMSGLKMIVPLIPLDRFLELYPLREVLEGHVAAASAARMSDVDCELLLAMARELAAEPATDRAQTLDAKYHRMIIEGAGDEIIAALLASIRRRGQDYRVFEGAAGLERKRVSDAAHVDIAEAIRNRDPESARFLAMNHVRTTRLWLEGLKPGPIVFENAE from the coding sequence ATGATCGCCTCGGGCGAGTTGGCGCCCGGCGAGTTGCTGCCAAGCGAGGCGGAACTCTGTGAACGCTTCGGCGTGTCTCGCAGCTCTCTTCGCGAGGCGCAGAAGATGCTCACCGTCGCTGGGGCACTCACCGCACGGCCAGGCAGCCGCTCGACAGTGTCCGTCATGGATGCGGCTCACGTGATGTCCGGGCTCAAGATGATCGTCCCTCTCATCCCGCTTGACCGCTTCCTTGAGCTCTATCCGCTGCGTGAAGTGTTGGAGGGGCACGTGGCCGCTGCATCGGCGGCACGCATGTCTGATGTCGATTGCGAACTCTTGCTCGCCATGGCGAGGGAACTCGCCGCCGAACCGGCAACCGACCGGGCCCAGACACTCGACGCCAAGTACCACCGCATGATCATCGAGGGCGCCGGCGACGAGATCATCGCCGCGCTGCTTGCCTCGATCCGCCGCCGAGGGCAGGACTACCGGGTATTCGAGGGCGCGGCCGGGCTCGAGCGAAAGCGGGTCAGCGACGCAGCGCACGTCGACATCGCCGAGGCTATTAGGAACCGGGACCCCGAGTCGGCGCGCTTTCTGGCGATGAACCACGTGCGCACCACGCGCCTCTGGCTCGAGGGCCTGAAGCCCGGACCCATCGTCTTCGAGAATGCCGAGTGA
- a CDS encoding phosphoketolase family protein produces MGERPEANGGIIRRDLHLPDFRDYAVDVPAPGATVSEATKVLGEWLRDVVAANRDNFRIFGPDETASNRLQAVYEETGKQWVAEYESPEVDQHLQRDGQVVEMLSEHQCQGWLEGYLLTGRHGMMSSYEAFIHIVDSMVNQHAKWLKVTDRLEWRRPIASLNYLLSSHVWRQDHNGFSHQDPGFIDHVVNKKADIVRVYLPPCTNTLLSTFDHCLRSTQYVNVVVAGKQPNPNWLTMDEAVKHCTRGLGIWDWAGTEVVGEEPDVVLGCAGDIPTVEVLAAVDILRKRIPDLKVRVVNVVDLMRLQDEDEHPHGLSHRDFDTYFTADKPIIFAYHGYPWLIHRLTYRRTGHSNLHVRGYKEEGTTTTPFDMVMLNDLDRFHLVIDVIDRTPGLSSRYAGLRQEMEDSRIDARAYARMYGDDPPEIRDWVWPDAGDAAAESQVRAAVAATGGDNE; encoded by the coding sequence ATGGGTGAGCGCCCCGAGGCAAACGGCGGCATCATCCGCCGGGATCTGCACCTCCCCGACTTCCGCGACTACGCCGTCGACGTGCCTGCACCCGGCGCAACCGTCTCGGAGGCGACGAAGGTCCTCGGCGAGTGGCTGCGCGACGTGGTCGCCGCGAACCGGGACAACTTCCGCATCTTCGGGCCGGACGAGACGGCGTCGAACCGGTTGCAGGCCGTCTACGAGGAGACGGGCAAGCAGTGGGTGGCGGAGTACGAGTCGCCCGAGGTCGACCAGCACCTGCAGCGTGACGGTCAGGTCGTCGAGATGCTCAGCGAACACCAGTGCCAGGGCTGGCTGGAGGGCTATCTGCTCACCGGCAGGCACGGCATGATGTCGTCCTACGAGGCGTTCATCCACATCGTCGATTCGATGGTGAACCAGCACGCCAAGTGGTTGAAGGTAACCGACCGTCTCGAGTGGCGTCGCCCCATCGCCAGCCTCAACTACCTGCTGAGCTCGCACGTATGGCGCCAGGACCACAACGGGTTCTCGCACCAGGACCCTGGCTTCATCGACCACGTCGTCAACAAGAAGGCCGACATCGTCCGCGTGTACCTGCCGCCATGCACGAACACACTGCTGTCGACGTTCGACCACTGCCTACGCAGCACGCAGTACGTCAACGTCGTGGTGGCGGGCAAGCAACCCAACCCGAACTGGCTGACGATGGACGAGGCGGTCAAGCACTGCACCCGAGGCCTCGGCATCTGGGACTGGGCGGGCACCGAGGTCGTTGGAGAGGAGCCCGACGTGGTGCTCGGCTGCGCCGGCGACATCCCGACTGTCGAGGTGCTGGCCGCCGTCGACATCCTGCGCAAGCGGATCCCGGACCTGAAGGTGCGGGTCGTCAACGTCGTCGACCTGATGCGACTGCAGGACGAGGACGAACACCCGCACGGCCTGTCGCACCGCGACTTCGACACCTACTTCACCGCGGACAAGCCGATCATCTTCGCCTACCACGGCTACCCGTGGCTGATTCACCGGCTGACCTACCGCCGCACCGGCCACAGCAACCTGCACGTGCGCGGCTACAAGGAGGAGGGCACCACGACGACGCCGTTCGACATGGTGATGCTCAACGACCTGGACCGCTTCCACCTGGTGATCGACGTGATCGACCGGACGCCTGGCCTCAGTTCGCGCTATGCCGGGCTGCGTCAGGAGATGGAGGACAGCCGGATCGATGCGAGGGCTTACGCCCGGATGTACGGCGACGACCCGCCGGAGATCCGCGACTGGGTGTGGCCCGACGCGGGCGACGCCGCGGCCGAATCCCAGGTGCGGGCTGCGGTGGCCGCCACCGGAGGCGACAACGAGTAG
- a CDS encoding helix-turn-helix domain-containing protein: protein MSRTDRPEPRSDVDSLLAAARRGDADSLDELADSAHLSRFHLSRLLKEHLGFPLRDFLAAARVDRGIDVLVEGHSVTRSQVEAGHDSASSYTRAFAKHTGMAPSTYRSRLGSLAAHLMRHQDDATPLVVLHRGFRADDHPQPHPLTVRVEGASERGALFVALHPDPLVKGKPLLGVALLGTHEIDVTAIPDGDYYAMVVEVPRASSLRSYFRMDANRRQLERTPVRFPLAAPTVLTLPLRDLIETDPPITINLPQIFFESLVGRVEVDVSNSGQPVRNSGQAPSSGAG from the coding sequence GTGTCACGCACGGATCGCCCGGAGCCGCGCAGCGATGTCGACTCGCTGTTGGCCGCCGCGCGCCGCGGCGACGCCGATTCCCTTGACGAGTTGGCCGACAGCGCCCACCTCAGCCGCTTCCACCTGTCGCGGCTCCTGAAGGAGCATCTCGGCTTCCCGCTGCGCGACTTCCTCGCCGCGGCCCGCGTCGACCGCGGCATCGACGTCCTTGTCGAGGGGCATTCGGTGACCAGGTCGCAGGTCGAGGCGGGGCACGACTCAGCGTCCAGCTACACCAGGGCCTTCGCGAAGCACACGGGGATGGCGCCTTCGACGTACCGCTCACGCCTCGGCTCGCTCGCCGCGCACCTGATGCGCCACCAGGACGACGCCACCCCACTCGTCGTGCTGCACCGAGGCTTCCGGGCAGATGACCATCCTCAGCCGCACCCGCTGACGGTGCGCGTCGAGGGTGCCTCCGAGAGGGGCGCGTTGTTCGTGGCGCTGCATCCCGACCCCCTCGTCAAGGGCAAGCCACTGCTCGGCGTCGCGCTGCTCGGCACCCACGAGATCGACGTCACCGCCATCCCCGACGGCGACTACTACGCGATGGTCGTGGAGGTGCCGCGCGCGAGCAGCCTGCGGTCCTACTTCAGGATGGACGCGAACCGACGCCAACTGGAGCGCACCCCCGTCAGGTTCCCGCTGGCGGCCCCGACGGTGCTCACGCTCCCGCTTCGGGACCTCATCGAGACCGACCCGCCGATCACGATCAACCTGCCCCAGATCTTCTTCGAGTCGCTGGTCGGCAGGGTGGAGGTCGATGTCAGCAACTCGGGACAACCGGTGCGCAACTCGGGACAAGCACCGTCGTCGGGGGCCGGGTAG
- a CDS encoding VOC family protein, whose product MANLSTYIAFLGNAKEAFTHYQDVFGGELQLMSYGDFPPMEGMPFTPDPDTIAHAQLDLDGGTITGGDAMPGEDYVVQGSIYSLLYTLDDVDKARELIQKLVDAGGSIQMPFEPAPWGATYGQVFDKFGVMWSFDVPA is encoded by the coding sequence ATGGCAAACCTGTCGACCTACATCGCTTTCCTCGGCAACGCCAAGGAGGCCTTCACGCACTACCAGGACGTCTTCGGTGGCGAGCTTCAGCTCATGTCCTACGGCGACTTCCCACCCATGGAGGGAATGCCTTTCACCCCGGACCCCGACACCATCGCGCACGCCCAGCTCGACCTGGACGGCGGCACCATCACCGGTGGCGACGCCATGCCGGGCGAGGACTACGTCGTGCAGGGCAGCATCTACTCGCTTCTCTACACGCTCGACGACGTCGACAAGGCCAGGGAACTGATCCAGAAGCTCGTCGACGCGGGCGGCTCCATCCAGATGCCCTTCGAGCCGGCCCCGTGGGGTGCCACCTATGGGCAGGTGTTCGACAAGTTCGGCGTCATGTGGTCCTTCGACGTGCCCGCCTGA
- a CDS encoding class I SAM-dependent methyltransferase, whose translation MTISNYDDFAPAYDADNAENLLNNYYERPAMLDLVGDVRGRRVLDAGCGSGPLSVLLRERGAIVTGFDSSARMIAIARKRLQPYADLRVLDLGDALPYEDGAFDDVVASLVLHYLRDWDGALAELRRVLRPGGRLILSVNHPLVFPLSVEGGKYFPIVEFPMECDFGGTQATLQTWHRPLHAMVDAFHEAGFRIADIAEPPVAPDTPAELLPNGSTRFVSFIFFVLEPEQR comes from the coding sequence ATGACGATCAGCAACTACGACGACTTTGCCCCCGCCTACGATGCGGACAACGCCGAGAACCTGCTGAACAACTACTACGAGCGCCCGGCGATGCTCGACCTGGTCGGGGACGTGCGGGGCAGGCGCGTCCTTGACGCCGGCTGCGGGTCGGGACCGCTGTCGGTGCTGCTGCGCGAACGCGGCGCGATCGTGACAGGGTTCGACTCCAGCGCCCGGATGATCGCGATCGCCAGGAAGCGACTGCAGCCTTACGCCGACCTGCGGGTCCTCGACCTGGGCGACGCGTTGCCCTACGAGGACGGGGCCTTCGACGACGTCGTCGCCTCGCTGGTGCTGCACTACCTGCGCGACTGGGACGGGGCGCTCGCCGAACTGCGGCGCGTGCTGCGGCCGGGTGGCAGGCTGATCCTGTCCGTCAACCACCCCCTGGTATTCCCCCTGAGCGTCGAGGGCGGCAAGTACTTCCCGATCGTCGAGTTCCCCATGGAATGCGACTTCGGCGGCACCCAGGCCACCCTGCAGACCTGGCACCGGCCGCTGCACGCCATGGTCGACGCCTTCCACGAGGCGGGCTTCCGGATCGCCGACATCGCCGAGCCGCCCGTCGCGCCCGACACCCCGGCCGAGTTGCTGCCCAACGGCTCGACGCGTTTCGTCTCGTTCATCTTCTTCGTGCTGGAGCCCGAACAGCGCTGA
- a CDS encoding RibD family protein, translating into MDAELPRVVLTTTASVDGRISLGRSQRLMDDRVGRRWGTMAVPGAFTDRHEQLGARAILEGSGSLVDVDAPAPEWPVPTPPDSALLRDHPPVATGSERWYVIADGRGRVDWKFTEMDGVRLLLLVCEATPTGYLQRLVDLGVGYFVAGRDRVDLREGLRKLRANLGLELVVADSGGTINATLLREGLVDVLDVVTLPGLIGGLGAPTIMDGPELGEDESPILLELLDVATNRGVVRTRYRVLS; encoded by the coding sequence ATGGACGCCGAACTCCCCCGGGTCGTGCTGACGACGACCGCAAGCGTCGACGGGCGGATCTCGCTCGGCCGGTCGCAGCGACTGATGGACGACCGGGTCGGGCGCCGCTGGGGCACGATGGCCGTGCCCGGCGCCTTCACCGATCGGCACGAGCAATTAGGCGCCCGCGCGATCCTCGAGGGCAGTGGCTCACTCGTCGACGTCGACGCCCCGGCACCCGAATGGCCCGTCCCGACGCCGCCGGACTCCGCCCTCCTTCGGGACCACCCGCCGGTCGCAACCGGGTCTGAGCGGTGGTACGTCATCGCCGACGGTCGCGGCCGCGTCGACTGGAAGTTCACCGAGATGGACGGCGTGCGCCTGCTGCTGCTCGTGTGCGAGGCGACCCCGACCGGGTACCTGCAGCGCCTCGTCGACCTCGGGGTCGGCTACTTCGTCGCCGGGCGCGACAGGGTCGACCTGCGCGAGGGGCTGCGGAAACTCCGCGCCAACCTCGGCCTCGAACTGGTCGTCGCCGACTCCGGCGGCACCATCAACGCGACGCTGCTGCGCGAGGGCCTGGTGGACGTGCTGGACGTCGTCACGCTTCCCGGGCTGATCGGCGGCCTGGGCGCGCCGACCATCATGGACGGGCCGGAACTGGGCGAGGACGAGTCCCCGATCCTGCTGGAACTGCTCGACGTGGCGACCAACCGGGGCGTCGTGCGGACGCGCTACCGGGTGCTGTCCTGA
- a CDS encoding ScyD/ScyE family protein, with protein MRRIRALFAAGAAAALIVGAPAPASASPREPVTKVWSSQVAVPFSLAVDGSRVLVADGGPGIIGQLQSNGSIKPLLTGIPGLAGLATRGAWTAYGSSIEDDSEPPIISASGLNIRSPKGTTVYADVHAYETKHNPDGALTYGITDPTSCAAGFTAPGRIDSHVYGVASWRGDWLVADAGANAIFRVTDRGAIRTLAVLPPVPVTLTAESVGALGLGDCAIGDTFYAEAVPTGVAVGRGGDIYVSTLPGFPGESASLGAVWRINPSNGKATMVASGLSGATGLAVSGSKIYVAQLFGPGIALVDHGKVSTFAPLAGSLSVATAPNGTVWASTMDLSGQKPGTIVSISNKRVTVRGHFR; from the coding sequence ATGCGCAGAATTCGTGCGCTGTTCGCGGCCGGTGCCGCGGCCGCGCTGATCGTAGGGGCGCCGGCGCCAGCCTCGGCGTCGCCCCGAGAGCCAGTCACCAAGGTGTGGTCGAGCCAGGTCGCGGTGCCCTTCAGCCTGGCCGTCGACGGAAGTCGCGTCCTCGTCGCGGACGGAGGCCCAGGCATCATCGGCCAGTTGCAGTCGAACGGCAGCATCAAGCCGCTGCTCACGGGCATCCCTGGCCTCGCAGGGCTGGCGACCCGCGGCGCCTGGACGGCCTATGGGTCGTCGATCGAGGACGACAGCGAGCCACCCATCATCAGTGCGAGCGGCCTGAACATCAGGTCGCCCAAGGGTACGACTGTCTATGCCGACGTCCACGCCTACGAGACCAAGCACAACCCCGACGGGGCACTCACCTACGGCATCACCGACCCGACGTCGTGTGCCGCGGGCTTCACGGCACCGGGGCGGATCGACTCGCACGTCTACGGCGTCGCCTCCTGGCGGGGTGACTGGCTGGTTGCCGACGCAGGCGCCAACGCGATCTTCCGGGTCACCGACAGGGGAGCCATCCGCACTCTCGCGGTGCTGCCGCCTGTGCCGGTAACGCTGACCGCGGAGTCGGTCGGGGCGCTCGGGCTCGGCGACTGTGCGATCGGGGACACGTTCTACGCGGAGGCCGTCCCGACGGGCGTCGCGGTGGGGCGCGGCGGGGACATCTACGTCAGCACGCTCCCGGGATTCCCGGGGGAGTCCGCCTCGCTCGGCGCGGTCTGGAGGATCAACCCGAGCAACGGCAAGGCGACCATGGTTGCCTCAGGGCTGTCCGGCGCGACCGGGCTTGCAGTGTCTGGATCGAAGATTTACGTTGCCCAGTTGTTCGGGCCGGGCATCGCGCTGGTTGACCACGGCAAGGTCTCGACCTTCGCCCCATTGGCCGGCTCGCTGAGCGTCGCTACGGCGCCTAATGGCACCGTCTGGGCCTCCACGATGGACCTCTCCGGGCAGAAGCCTGGAACCATCGTCAGCATCTCGAACAAGAGGGTGACCGTGCGGGGTCACTTCCGCTGA
- a CDS encoding CBS domain-containing protein, producing the protein MTTAKDLMTSPAETLAPDATLADAARALANLGIGSMPVADGDTIVGVVTDRDIVVSGIAAGLDVNTATVADIATTDVVTVGVDDSAEAVAAALAEHQIRRVPVVDGGILVGVISQADVARDLDAADTGEVVKEISKD; encoded by the coding sequence ATGACCACCGCCAAGGACCTGATGACCTCACCGGCCGAGACGCTCGCGCCCGACGCGACGCTCGCCGACGCGGCCCGCGCCCTCGCCAACCTCGGAATCGGCTCGATGCCGGTCGCCGACGGCGATACCATCGTCGGGGTCGTCACCGACCGCGACATCGTCGTCAGCGGGATCGCGGCGGGGCTGGACGTCAACACCGCCACAGTCGCCGACATCGCGACGACCGATGTGGTCACCGTCGGGGTCGACGACTCCGCCGAGGCTGTGGCCGCGGCCCTCGCCGAGCATCAGATCCGGCGCGTACCCGTGGTCGACGGCGGAATCCTGGTCGGCGTGATCTCGCAGGCCGACGTGGCCCGCGACCTCGACGCCGCGGACACGGGCGAGGTCGTCAAGGAGATCTCGAAGGACTAG
- the def gene encoding peptide deformylase, protein MPLDQLMTVGLALPIVRWDAPVLHKPARPVQEFGPDLWNLIADMFATNRAADGAGLAAPQVGVDLAVFVYDTVDDRLRRHAGVVCNPSIEVPTRDRRVVTEAEGCLSLPGAYSQLPRPFRAICDGQDQFGQPISIDGTGYLARCLLHETDHLSGIVLEDRLSARARALHRRAHAAVAEEYGPDWPAR, encoded by the coding sequence ATGCCGTTGGACCAACTGATGACTGTCGGTTTGGCGCTGCCCATCGTGCGATGGGATGCCCCCGTGCTGCACAAACCGGCGCGGCCCGTTCAGGAGTTTGGGCCGGATCTGTGGAACCTCATCGCAGACATGTTCGCCACCAACCGCGCCGCTGATGGGGCGGGACTCGCCGCACCACAGGTCGGAGTGGACCTCGCGGTCTTCGTCTACGACACCGTCGATGATCGGCTCAGGCGACATGCCGGTGTGGTCTGCAACCCCTCCATCGAGGTTCCGACCCGTGACCGACGGGTGGTGACGGAGGCAGAAGGATGTCTCTCACTTCCAGGTGCCTACTCTCAGCTCCCGCGCCCCTTCCGCGCGATCTGCGACGGCCAGGACCAGTTCGGTCAGCCCATCTCGATCGACGGCACCGGCTATCTGGCGCGTTGTCTGCTGCACGAAACCGATCACCTGTCAGGGATCGTCCTGGAAGACCGCCTCTCGGCGAGGGCGCGTGCGCTGCATCGTCGCGCGCACGCCGCCGTCGCCGAAGAGTACGGTCCGGACTGGCCGGCGCGCTAG
- a CDS encoding AAA family ATPase, whose protein sequence is MSTQPTTAPSSAGPPTRDELAHARRLLGTFQRDYSTKVVGQQNLTRALLVTLLSRGHILLESVPGLAKTLAASTMASAVQASFSRIQCTPDLLPSDIIGTQIYDAQHARFVTSLGPVHANFVLLDEINRSSAKTQSAMLEAMQERQTTIGGETHPLPEPFLVLATQNPIEEEGTYVLPQAQMDRFLLKEIVDYPTPAEEFEVLNRIESGALERRRIDATLTTDDVAFLQGLASRIYVDAAIKRYIVSLVNATRNPAAVIGPERAAYLEFGASPRGAIALLQVAKALAVLNDRDHVVPDDVKALRHAVLRHRLVLTFEAVADRVRPELLIDSLFDAVPAP, encoded by the coding sequence ATGTCAACGCAGCCCACCACGGCGCCGTCGTCGGCTGGGCCGCCGACCCGTGACGAACTCGCCCACGCCCGCCGACTGCTCGGCACCTTCCAGCGCGACTATTCGACCAAGGTCGTCGGCCAGCAGAACCTGACGCGGGCACTGCTTGTGACGCTCCTCAGCCGGGGGCACATCCTGCTCGAGTCGGTGCCGGGGCTCGCCAAGACCCTCGCCGCGTCGACGATGGCGAGCGCCGTCCAGGCGTCCTTCTCGCGCATCCAGTGCACGCCCGACCTGCTGCCGAGCGACATCATCGGTACGCAGATCTACGACGCCCAGCACGCCCGGTTCGTCACGAGCCTGGGGCCGGTGCATGCGAACTTCGTGCTGCTCGACGAGATCAACCGCTCCAGCGCCAAGACCCAGTCGGCGATGCTCGAGGCGATGCAGGAGCGTCAGACCACCATCGGCGGCGAGACGCACCCACTTCCGGAGCCGTTCCTCGTGCTCGCGACCCAGAACCCCATCGAGGAGGAGGGCACCTACGTCCTCCCGCAGGCGCAGATGGACCGCTTCCTGCTGAAGGAGATCGTCGACTACCCGACCCCCGCGGAGGAGTTTGAGGTCCTCAACCGGATCGAGTCGGGGGCCCTTGAGCGGCGGCGGATCGACGCGACCCTCACCACCGACGACGTCGCATTCCTCCAGGGCCTCGCCTCCCGGATCTACGTCGACGCGGCCATCAAGCGCTACATCGTCAGCCTGGTCAACGCCACCAGAAACCCCGCCGCGGTGATCGGGCCGGAGCGCGCCGCCTACCTCGAGTTCGGCGCGAGCCCGCGCGGCGCCATCGCGCTGCTGCAGGTCGCCAAGGCGCTCGCGGTCCTCAACGACCGAGACCATGTGGTCCCAGACGACGTGAAGGCCCTGCGGCACGCCGTGCTGCGGCACCGCCTGGTGCTCACATTCGAGGCGGTCGCCGACCGGGTGCGCCCGGAACTGCTGATCGACTCGCTGTTCGACGCCGTCCCCGCCCCGTAG
- a CDS encoding DUF58 domain-containing protein has protein sequence MALLTKVKTRMAVHAHRKVRGLLDGAYASVQLGRSMDFFDLREYVTGDDVKDIDWKASARRGDLLVKRFVADRKHTIALAVSASRTMAAMCDADATKREVATLAAGVLGWLAIRHGDWVTLTHGNSDGVQGSRPSSREDALERMLQSLDASCLPGSPDPDLTRVLEHVVRTVRRRTILVVIADDANLDETQRRLLNRLRAQHEVLFLTIGDLDPTDPALGRALVDQPTGQAWPGFLRDATLHEEVAQRTTERHALRAGHLDRLGIAHGHIATEAEVVGSIFALLERHRQARR, from the coding sequence ATGGCCCTCCTCACGAAGGTCAAGACCCGCATGGCGGTGCACGCGCACCGGAAGGTGCGGGGACTGCTCGACGGCGCCTACGCGTCGGTGCAGTTGGGCCGCTCGATGGACTTCTTCGATCTCCGCGAGTACGTGACGGGCGACGACGTGAAGGACATCGACTGGAAGGCGAGCGCGCGGCGCGGCGACCTCCTCGTCAAGCGGTTCGTGGCCGACCGGAAGCACACCATCGCGCTTGCCGTCTCCGCGTCGCGGACCATGGCGGCCATGTGCGACGCGGACGCCACCAAGCGCGAGGTCGCCACGCTTGCCGCGGGCGTCCTCGGCTGGTTGGCGATCAGGCACGGCGACTGGGTGACGCTGACGCACGGCAACTCCGACGGCGTACAGGGCTCACGCCCGTCGTCCAGGGAGGACGCGCTGGAGCGGATGTTGCAGTCGCTGGACGCGTCGTGCCTGCCGGGCTCGCCCGATCCCGACCTGACGCGGGTGCTTGAGCACGTGGTGCGCACGGTGCGGCGCCGCACGATCCTGGTGGTGATCGCCGACGACGCCAACCTCGACGAGACCCAGCGCCGTCTCCTGAACCGGTTGCGCGCCCAGCACGAGGTGCTGTTCCTGACGATCGGCGACCTTGATCCGACCGACCCGGCCCTGGGTCGCGCCCTCGTGGACCAGCCCACAGGGCAGGCGTGGCCGGGGTTCCTGCGCGACGCCACGCTGCACGAGGAGGTCGCGCAGAGGACCACGGAACGGCACGCGCTCCGCGCCGGGCACCTCGATCGACTGGGGATCGCCCACGGCCACATCGCGACCGAGGCCGAGGTCGTCGGGTCGATCTTCGCGCTGCTGGAGCGGCACCGACAGGCGAGGCGCTGA